Within Spodoptera frugiperda isolate SF20-4 chromosome 22, AGI-APGP_CSIRO_Sfru_2.0, whole genome shotgun sequence, the genomic segment CACAGCCGCACGAGCACTTTCCGGAGATAGACACGGCTCCAGCAGCCGGCACGGCGCCGCCGAAGCTCACAGCGCCCATGATGGGGACCTGACCACCGATAGCAGTAGTACCGGAGACTGGCAGCTCACCAAGGACCGCCACGTTGCCTTCACTGGCTCCGCCGTTTGCAGCAGCAGGAGCAAGAGCGCAACCAATGGCAGCACTTCCGTATGCAGTAGCAGGAGCAAGAGCGCAACCATAAGCAGCACCTCGGTATGCAGAGGCAGGGGCAACAGCAGGAGGAGCAGCAGCAGGAGCAAGTGCGGCACCACAAGCACCAACTTCGTATGCAGTAGCCGGCGCAAGTGCGCCACCATGAGCAGATCCGATGGCACCAAGACCTTAAGCACCGACACCGAGGACAGCACCACATGGAGCAGCAGGAGCGAGCAGAGCAGGAGCAGGAGCTCAAGCTGGGGCTCCACACCCGCAGCCAACAGGTTTATGACATGTgaatcaaaaacaataaactggTAATATGTAACTGTGCAActtacagtactctcaacggatcttggcaggtctgaactacgtgcagaaggctgcgcaataagtcttttttagaaccaaatggtggcatgaggcgaggtgcggggggcggcaatctaggctagagattgaccatttctaaatacaattgaccctttacactaattgcgcagccttctgcacgtagttcagacctgccaagatccgttgagagtactgtaagTTGCACAGTGACTGCTTTAAATcgaattacaaattattaataaagtatgttttttataaaataacagattAATAAGTAGCTATGCTATTATAGCTCATTTTTAACTTTTTGATTCAAAATTCACAATTTTAATTGCAATTTTCTTACTAAAGCGACACGTAGCCTCATCAGTACCTTTCTACATCGTActatttttctatgtatgtcGTTAAAAACTTACGTGTGTCACAAGATTACATAACGTCCAGATAAAAGACAACAATGtctggatcacataaagagttggtCCAGGTTGCGCCGACCCTGGTACAGGTCTTCAAGCGCCGGGGATGGTCGTGTGTTAACCCCTCCCGACCCGCGAAACGAGACTGACGGGCCCTCCAGCAACCTCAATAGCACTgcgaaacaaaacacaaccgTTATTTCACGCCGATATTCAATGAGGCTATggtacgactgcctcgttgtccgagtggttgcaagtgcgactgctgggcaaggcgtctcgggttcgattcccagggtggacgaagtattactgggcttttttcggtttttcgaaaaatttctcagtggtagcacggtgtctggaaatgtgtctggtatatggcaataggctcaacacctattacatgggacttataacataaaattctggaatgtgggtgtatattggcattgtgtgccataatgtgcgcctctgcctaccccttcgaggattaaaggcgtgacattataataaaaataaaaaaagctatgGTATCACGCCAGTTGGGTCGACCCATTCACGCCTCATATTCCGAGTAATTCATTCATGCTGTTTAACCCTGGGTATCTTGAGGGTTAAGCTGgggtttgatttgaaataaaaggagGTAGATAGTGATTACCAATCTCTTTTTAATTCCGAATTACTATACCAACCTAATGATATAGTACTGATAGTTGATGTGATACCTGATACCAACCTAACCATAGATTCTCAGGATACTTATAGTATGGcctgagaatcttaacaccgcgattcataAATTGCTCTCAAATAAAAAGTGCCATCTCTTGGTGACATTTAGTACTACGTTTTATTTGAATCGCGGGGTTTTGACACATACGTTGCTATGCGGTTAAACATTCCGCCCACCAAGGACATTATGTGCAACATTATGTCCTTCTAAAGTTAAACAACcaaaatatatagataaaaaacCCTTACAATGTGACTTACATGACTAACTTATAATGATAAAAACCGAACTTAACATAGAAATGCTTACAATGATAAAAAACCCGAActaaacataacaatacttacaatgctaaaaaaaccaaaattacaATTCTACAACAGTACTTAAAACTATCCTAACTTATGAATATCCCTAGGTAATTGGCAATACACACAGCTTAGATGTTGGCCTTTTGAACATTAAACGTGATAGAACAATTACTGCGAATTGTAACTACCCATGTAAGATTGTCTAACCCCGAATGCTTTTCAACCACTCTGCCAAGAAGTCACTGACAGGTAAGTAAATTATTCTCGTTAATTACAAgatgaaatgaatgaataaataaagaatgcTGCTGTCTACCGCCCACCCTGACGATATAAACGGAATCAAGGTAAGGTAAGATCctcttttcttttagttttaagtttttccCGCACAGGTAACTGAACAGAATACTGGAAGGTGTCGCAGGTTCTGTTCCAGGTAAGTccattttgctttattttattgcttgctTGCTTATTTATCTCTTTTCCTACATCATCTAGTCCCTTGAACGAGTGTGTTTTCCCGATTGTTTTCCCTAGTAATTCACTGCTGTTGCTTAACCCGTTTTGTACAGTGAATCCTCTCTTTGCTAGTAACTCGTTCATTTGATTATAGGTTTGCTTTCCCCTCATATGTTTATTTCCTAGTTTCTTCTTCAGGATTTCGTTCTCACTGAGGTGAGTATGCATCACAGTAATATTTGATATATTCTGAGAAGCAGAAGCTACTAGATTGTTTTGCGATTCCACTCCAACTGTGGTTGAATATGCTCGCGTTGATGAATCTCCCTTAACACCAGCAGACTCCTGCTCACCTTTTGGGTGCAGCAAAGAGTGGTGTCTACGCCTACATATTCGACACGATGCTGTACATTTACACAACCTAGCAGAGTGGTTGTATCCCAAACAATTGAAACATAAATTGTGATCCTGAACAAACTTACGTCGTACATCCACATCCTTATTAACAAATTGTTTGCAATTTCTTATTTTGTGCTCGCTACTGTTACACACCGGACATAACTTGGATGTACTGGCTGCTGTGTGGAATACCCTTTGCttacaaacaatgtttttacTAGACCTAGTTCCTAAGAATTCAAGTGCCCTATAACGTGCTGTTAAAAATTCTTTAAGCTGTTCAAATGTAGGCAGCTCATCTGAATCTATATTACTAGTGACCTTTAGTTCCCAATCCTTTCTGCTATCAGGATCTAGTTTTGATGTTACAATGTGAACTATTATAATATCCCATGAAGTTACATCAATATCCAAATTCGTTAACGCATTTAAGCAATCTGATGTAGTATCCATTAATTCCTTTAAAGCACTAGCTGACTCTTGAACAATGTTTTTCTGACTAAGTAATCTAACCAAAATGCAATGAGATAAGTATTTCCTATTGTTATACCTAGTCTCCAACTGAGCCCAGCATCTTTCATAGTTGGCTTCAGAAATTGGTATATGACGAAGGAGCTGCTCGGCTTCCCCAGTCAAATAGCTTTTCAAGTAATGCAACTTTTGTACGTTATCAATAGTGCTATTATTGTGGATTGCTGACACAAACAAATCGCGAAAGGTAGGCCATTCAGTATATTTCCCGGAAAAAGTTGGAATCGTTATTCTGGGTAACTTAATAGTCATGCTTTTACCCGGTGAACTATTATCTGAAGACCCTATAGCTGGAGAAACATCGCTTTTTTGTATCCTACATAATGCGGTTtttaattcacattttaaatCTAAGTATAATTCTTCTGTGTTGAAATAGACCTCATTTACAATGTATGGTGAAGATGTCAACTGCTCATAATcaaaatctttaataatttgTGAATGTGTTAAAGTGAATTGTGCCCATAAATCTTCAATCATTTCTAATCTAGTTTCCAAATATTGTGTAGTAATCCTATCTTTTGgcgatttaataaaattaattttcgctCTTGACAATCTGACATGAATGTCATCTTGAAGTTTGACATGAGATTgcaaagacatttttttaagaaaaaatctgTAACTAAAGAGGTTGAAATGTTTCCGAAAAAGTATAGTTAACAAAATTTTCTAAGTGTATGAGAAGAGATGAAATTTTTACAAGTGTTTGGAATTTTGGGGAATCTACTAAAAATCGGGCATAGGTTCCCCGTCTGAACAGAATTTTGCTTAAAACTAACTAAGTCTACatctaaaattatctaaattattctaagtccaaGATTTCTTGAAATTCTACCAAGTCCAAGATTTTTCCAAAGTGGAATTCTTCTAGGTAATAAAGTTCACATTTGCTTGAATAATATCACAAAGTACTCACGTTTTTCGCGCACTATCACTCACTTTCTTTCCTTACGACGTCGTCCGCCGTCTGCAGCTTGCTTGCTGCTGCTGATGAGTAGTAGCGCCGCTTCGATGCTCAGCTCCTGGGATACCTCTTCCGATGATGTTCAGCTCCGGCTGCAGTACTTGCTTGTACTGTAGTGGCGCCCTCTGTCGGCGACACTGGGAGCACTTCAGTGGCAACCCACCACTGTTGTCCGTGCTGCTGATACCCCAAAAACTCTAAGAgcatccggctcgaaggaccatgtTTAACCCTGGGTATCTTGAGGGTTAAGCTGgggtttgatttgaaataaaaggagGTAGATAGTGATTACCAAACTCTTTTTAATTCCGAATTACTATACCAACCTAATGATATAGTACTGATAGTTGATGTGATACCTGATACCAACCTAACCATAGATTCTCAGGATACTTATAGTATGGcctgagaatcttaacaccgcgattcaaaAATTGCTCTCAAATAAAAAGTGCCATCTCTTGGTGACATTTAGTACTACGTTTTATTTGAATCGCTGGGTTTTGACACATACGTTGCTATGCGGTTAAACACATGCAGGTGAATGTTATTCACCTAGGCTctggcatgaatgggccggatAGATAAAGATTTAGAGTACAACCTTTTTGTCTTAATCCATCGAACATTTGCCAAGGTCAAACTGTTAAGATCGAAACGATTAATTTTCGATTAGATAGATATGAGTaaatcacataatattatttagcttAGTGGTTTACTTTTTTCGTTAACACACAAGTTTagctattcaacacaaaacaaaTCATCTCCGTTGCTCATCGGACACGGTTGtttcggtgagtacctgaacaagaTTGGGCGAGAGGCCACGGCAAATTGCCACCACTGCGGAGGTAACCTGGATTCTGCACAGTACACGCTCGAGGAGTGTCCAGCGTGGGGCTCTGAGCGGCGGCTCCTGGTTGCCAGGATTGGGTGAGACCTGTCTCTGCCAGCAATAGTAGAGACTATCCTGGCATATACAAAAAAATGGAAAGAAGTGGCCTCCTTTTGTaagactgtaatgtcccaaaaggaggcaGCTGAGCGGGATCGTGAGAGGGCCGATCCCACccgtagaaggcgtcgaggtggCAACCGCCGCGGCGCCTAACATGTCGATATCTTGCCTATATTATATTGGCAGGTAAACCTTTGGGGTCCATGGGCGCATACAGTGGGGAATCTAGACGCCCACTCAATTACCTCAAGGAAGACGACGacggcacagtggtcacgtgtcgTCGTGCACAACATTGCACAGAGAGGTATGAGGGTGACATATAAATCCATAGGCAagtgccataacaggcgttgcaccacggGGGCTCCgaggttggtctactaagaggacccggtgcctcttttaggtgcagatggtggccccCGGCGAGGTTTTAGTGAAAATGCCACATTCCTCTatttttttccccaaaaagcctGTTGAAGGTTTCACCCCGTCAACAAAAAGGTACTTAGTGCACATAAAATACACTATGAGTAAAGTAGGTACTGAGTCTTACAAAATTACATATTGTTTCAAAATGTGTATTCGTCATtcgggcagacctcccactaggtggaccctGAGCTTCTTAACCTTGACAAATTAGTTGTTGTTGGTAAGTTGGAAGTAAAATCAGGTGACCGATCACCCACCCAATGGTGTGGCCAAGTCGCCACTCACACTAGACTCTCTGTTACGAAAACTATAAGAAAAGCCGTAAACAAGACAAGATGGAGAGAAATAACACTGAAAGCAATTAAAGCCTTTTAATGATACGACcttctgaaatgaaataaaagaagaagttccttaaagcaaaaaatattttaatttactattttggTTTAATTCCCGACTATTAAGCAATCCTAAAAATTTTATGgaggtaataaaatatatgttgtttaaatcaaaatcattcaatgttcattgctaaaacattatttattcaatctgGTGTGAAGCATCAGCCTAGCAGTAGACGATAGGTTCACAGCCGCACGAGTTCTGTCCGGAGATAAACACGGCTCCAGCAGCCGGCACGGCGCCGCCGAAGCTCACAGCGCCCATGATGGGGACCTGACCGCCGATAGCAGTAGTACCGGAGACTGGCAGCTCACCAAGGACCGCCACGTTGCCTTGACCGGCGCCGCCGTAAGCAGCACCTCCGTATGCAGCAGCAGGAGCAAGTGCGCCACCATAAGCAGATCCGATGGCACCAAGACCGAGAGCACCAAGACCGAGGGCACCACCACATGGAGCAGCAGGAGCGAGCAGAGCAGGAGCAGGAGCTAAAGCTGGGGCTCCACACCCGCAGCCAACACTGCCGAGGTACTGACCGAACACTACCTGGACCAAGCAAGCTTGGATGCAGACCAACAGAACAGCGAGCctagacatgtttgatgttcGTTTGTGTTCAACGAGGAGCTGAAGACTGAATGATGTTCCTACTTGTAGACCACGTTTATATAGTGCACGAGTGTGTTATCAGAACGACGCGAGTTATTGTCTATGTTCTACTGAAACAAAGCCCTCCATAGCAAATATTTCAAGGTCacgtcacttacacaacgcacaCTCGCATTTCTCCATTTCCTCACATTACTCGCACAACTACTGATAAACGTTTGCAAAGTTCATTTCAAAATTCACTAAAACTAGATAAGGAACACGTTTCATTATAAATACTCGATCGATTCTTGGAACAATCATTGTCAAGTTTGCTTCAACACAAAGTACAATGGCCGCCAAGCTGATCCTCGTCCTCTGCGCTCAGGCGCTCTTCGTCCAGGTGGCATTCAGTCAGTGCCTCGGTCGTGCAGCTATCGCTGCCCCAGCCTTAACCAGCCCAGCTGTTGTTGCACCGAGCTGTGCTAATGGATGGATCGGTAACGGTCTGATCGGTACCGAATGGATCGGAAACGGTCTGATCGGCAATGGATTGGAAATCGTCCCCACCAGTGGCGGTGGACTGGCTGTGAGCAGCAGCTCTAGCATCGCTCCCAGCGGGCTCTCCCTAGCGTCTGAGAATGTGTTTGAGGGTGCTCTGTCCATGGCTGGTGAGCTGCCGTTCGTGAGTACTGTGGCTCTGGAGGGCGCGCTGCCCAGTGCTGGTGCTGGCGCCGTCAGCTACAGCTGCGGTAACGGTGTCACTGCTATCGAGAGCATCGCTCCTTCTGCTGCTGCTGCTATTGCTCCTGCGGTAGCAGCTGCAGCTCCTGCTGCTGCGTATGGCGCTGCAGCACGCTATGGTCTCGGTGGCTATGGACTGGGCGCTGCTGGTATCTCTCCTGCCACTCTCGGACTCGGCTATGCCGGTCGCGGATGTGGCTGTGTTGTCTAAATTAATTACCGATGTATTCTGGTTTTTCTTATGAACAATAGAATTATTTCACTATATTTATGACGTTTTATTACCCTTTTCATTTTAATTCgatatttctttacttttttctcTCAAATTATCACATTAAAAGCAAAAGCACTCTGAGAAAAAGAACTTATAGGCCCATTATACATTCAAATAATAATCTTGTCTTATAAAATTAGAGCCAGTGGTGGATAATTCAGCTGAAGGTCAGTACCGCTTTTATCCGTAGGGtttttggagaatcggggattgggaagattgggaggaggggtaattggacctccggtaacctcactcacagaacgaaccacaacacaagcgttgttttacatcggttttctgtgtgtttttaaatatacaccTCTGGGTCTGACTATTTACAGACATTGACGAAGTTAAAATAGTTATTgctttgatattttttgtgtgtgagAGCTGAGCATTTGAACCGCAAGCCTTTTGCATCACCAGTAGTAAAGGTGTGGTTTTTAATCATTAAGTTTTTAATCTGTAGTAGTCTGACACTCTGtctagcctcacccaaggtgggagcaGACAGTctgttgattttatatttatatttaaacaaaggACATCACAAACTAAagttttaaatgtgggagaaccatgcttcagcacgaatgggtcggctcgaccggagtgataccatggccacTGAtatcacagaaaaacgacgtgaaacaacgcttgtgttgtgtttcgttgtgtgagtgtggttactggaggcccaattaccccccttcccaatcttcccaatcctcgattcccaacaacccttaaattcctaacactcaaaaagccggcaacgcacttgtaacgcctctggtgtttcaagtgtccataggcggcggcgattacttaccatcaggtgatacgtcagctcgtttgcaggcgtgtttcataaaaaaaagtcccccttaaattcctcaacaatcctaaaagtaaaaaatcctgaaactcaaaaggccggcaatgcacctgtaacgcctctggtgttttaggtgtcaatgagcggtggcgattgcctaccatcagctgatccgtcagctcgtttaacGGCTCATACCATAAAACTAAATCTACTCTCAGTTCTTAGGAAAACAGCCAAATAAATGGAGACGTGAGCATCAACCGATCGTGACTGTCTGTTGACTATGAATCTCCTCTatataatctccacgcttgccAAGTGGGTTGGAAGTCTGGAAtattaaatgtcaaataattAACAGACTAAAATCAAAGAATTTCAAAGAAACACTGCCGTACTCCGAGGTATTTAATgagtacttaaactattccttaataacgattttgttccggaCTGAgtcaagtaaccattaaacgactctgcAAACGCTGGTTACAATTTGTATGTTATATCTGACAAATAGTAAAAGCAGTATTATATACTCGTTTTCTGCCCGCGGCTCCTCTCGCATTTTTTATATGGAGATAAGTGCAGATTCTCAAAAACTATGCACGTTTTTTTGTAAGTCACAAATAAAAGTAGAAACCTAAATATTGGTATGCGGCCACCAATTTTTAGGTTTCTACTTTTACCGGAAAATAATAAGACGCAATACTCGTATATGTAGAAAAGTGGTGATTTAAGAAGTGGAGTCTCGTACTAGCTGCGATTCGATGCAGTCGTGTTGCTGACgcattaaatttaataacacaATTGTTATAGCGCGGTGCAAGCCGTCGCTCGTCATTTTTATCGCCATGAGTGAACAACTTGTGGCGAATGAACTGCTGGCGTTCCTGCAGCAAAAGCTGGACGTGATGGATGAGGTGTCCGCTGTCCAGATCTGCGCATCGAACTTCAGCGAGCCTGACGTCGCTGCTTCCAAGCAGCTCCTGTTCCGGTTGCTGATGGATGCATCCCAAGTTGCTGTGGCTGATTTGCGTAGCGAACTCAACGAGTTGCGTAAATCGGCAACGGTAACTGGGTCACCGGCAACGGGTGCATCGAACGTAAACATGCGGCGCAGAGCGTGCCTTGAGGTATCGGGTGCAAGTTTCGCGTCAGCAGTTTTGTCGCCATCGCCGCGGTCACCGCCGAATGCTGAGCCGGCACAGTGCGCGCCTCGTGCGCCCCGCTGCCCCGCTCCCGTCCCTGTGGGCCCTCCCCGCACCGCCGCTCGACCGCTCGACCAGCTGCTTGATTCTGCAGCCTCGACAAAACATCAAGGTGTTCGTCGAGATTATGCCAGCGTCGCCGGTAGCTCAATTGATGCTACAAGAAAGCCTATTGTCGTCAAGGGGACCGatcaggctgatgatgatgggtTCGTGACGGTGCAAAGGAAGAAGCGCCGTCAGCGAACTAACAAGAATCGCTGTGGCACAGCTCCTGCGGAGTCCAACATCAAAATCCGTGCTGCAAAGCCGAATACCCCGGTGTACATCTCCCGCCTACACTACACCACTAAGGCGGAGGACATTGTGGAGTACGTGCGTCAGAAGCTGAAGTACGCCCCGAGAGTGCAGCTGCTGGAGTCGCGCCATAATGCCAACTTTAAGGCGTTCGTGGTGCGAGTGCCAACGTGTTTCCTGCACCTTGTGTTGGACGAAAACTTCTGGCCACAGGACGTGGTGTTCCGTCGCTTCCGCGGACAAGTGCCACTCGAGCGCACAGTGACGTAGTGCATAGGAAGTGATACTaacatagttttaagttttatttactaataagTTTCTGTATACGACGTATATATGTTAGTTTAAGGTATATATCTATGGGCCATAGTTGCCTGATtgtaaaggtttaaataaaaaaaaaattaagaggaACTTTGgaattttactaaatataacacaaaatgtcTTGCTGTATCATCGTTTATTTGTAGCTAACGTGAAGTATGAACAACATATTAAGGTTTTAGTAGCAAACGATAGGTTCACAGCCGCACGAGCACTTTCCGGAGATAGACACGGCTCCAGCAGCCGGCACGGCGCCGCCGAAGCTCACAGCGCCCATGATGGGGACCTGACCACCGATAGCAGTAGTACCGGAGACTGGCAGCTCACCAAGGACCGCCACGTTGCCTTCACCGGCGCCGCCGTAAGCAGCACCTCCGTATGCAGCAGCAGGAGCAAGTGCGCCACCATAAGCAGATCCGATGGCACCAAGACCGAGAGCACCAAGACCGAGGGCACCACCACATGGAGCAGCAGGAGCGAGCAGAGCAGGAGCAGGAGCTAAAGCTGGGGCTCCACACCCGCAGCCAACACCGCCGAGGTACTGACCGAACACTACCTGGACCAAGCAAGCTTGGATGCAGACCAACAGAACAGCGAGCctagacatgtttgatgttcGTTTGTGTTCAACGAGGAGCTGAAGACTGAATGATGTTCCTACTTGTAGACCACGTTTAT encodes:
- the LOC118279547 gene encoding chorion class A protein Ld19-like isoform X1; the encoded protein is MSRLAVLLVCIQACLVQVVFGQYLGGVGCGCGAPALAPAPALLAPAAPCGGALGLGAIGSAHGGALAPATAYEVGACGAALAPAAAPPAVAPASAYRGAAYGCALAPATAYGSAAIGCALAPAAANGGASEGNVAVLGELPVSGTTAIGGQVPIMGAVSFGGAVPAAGAVSISGKCSCGCEPVVYC
- the LOC118279547 gene encoding chorion class A protein Ld19-like isoform X2; its protein translation is MSRLAVLLVCIQACLVQVVFGQYLGSVGCGCGAPALAPAPALLAPAAPCGGALGLGAIGSAHGGALAPATAYEVGACGAALAPAAAPPAVAPASAYRGAAYGCALAPATAYGSAAIGCALAPAAANGGASEGNVAVLGELPVSGTTAIGGQVPIMGAVSFGGAVPAAGAVSISGKCSCGCEPVVYC
- the LOC118279547 gene encoding chorion class A protein Ld5-like isoform X3; amino-acid sequence: MSRLAVLLVCIQACLVQVVFGQYLGGVGCGCGAPALAPAPALLAPAAPCGGALGLGALGLGAIGSAYGGALAPAAAYGGAAYGGAGEGNVAVLGELPVSGTTAIGGQVPIMGAVSFGGAVPAAGAVFISGQNSCGCEPIVYC
- the LOC118279547 gene encoding chorion class A protein Ld5-like isoform X4, with the translated sequence MSRLAVLLVCIQACLVQVVFGQYLGGVGCGCGAPALAPAPALLAPAAPCGGALGLGALGLGAIGSAYGGALAPAAAYGGAAYGGAGEGNVAVLGELPVSGTTAIGGQVPIMGAVSFGGAVPAAGAVSISGKCSCGCEPIVCY